One Bradyrhizobium sp. CCGB12 genomic window carries:
- a CDS encoding gamma-glutamylcyclotransferase, with the protein MTTDRLFVYGTLMRGFDHPMARLLAAHADFLSEATCRGRLLLIKHYPGLLLSDAPSDRVHGELFHLRAGDELLRELDMYEACGEGFPEPTEYLRQLIDVMLPDGTSGKAWTYVYNWPVTGLPIIESGRFLDH; encoded by the coding sequence ATGACCACCGATCGTCTCTTCGTCTACGGCACCCTGATGCGCGGCTTCGATCATCCGATGGCGCGGCTGCTCGCCGCTCATGCGGATTTCCTGAGCGAAGCGACCTGCCGCGGCCGGCTGCTCCTCATCAAGCATTATCCGGGATTGCTGCTATCGGACGCGCCGTCCGATCGCGTCCACGGCGAGCTCTTTCACCTGCGCGCGGGCGACGAACTCCTGCGCGAGCTCGACATGTACGAGGCCTGCGGCGAGGGTTTTCCGGAGCCGACCGAATATCTGCGCCAGCTGATCGACGTGATGCTGCCGGATGGCACCAGCGGCAAGGCCTGGACCTATGTCTACAACTGGCCCGTCACCGGCCTGCCGATCATCGAGTCCG